ACCGCTAAAAATCCACCAAAATCCAGCTTCGATTAAATTCGTCAAACGTGGCATAGCGCTTATATACAGGTCGGTCAAGTTTCAGGGCAATTCTGGGGCAAGTATTTCGGAAAACTTGCTGAGGAACGGTGATAAATAAAAGTGACTGGAATAATCTTTGTAAAATACCAGTGAAGTCAGAGTAGTAGGACTTAATtagttagtaattaatttacctcGGACAGTAGTAGCAGTTCAGaaggaatatatatttattttattattcttggaataaataaatatatatatatgtctatagatagtagaaaaataattttaaataataataacgggTAGGAAGGACAacgtatttcaatttttacgcGAATCCGCGCAAGTAAATCGAGCTTCTTTTGTTTCGCAAGGGAGGGGGGATTTGGAGAGGAAATATATACCGCAGTGGAAAATACAATCCATCGACGATTTAAGCGACTGCAGGGAAAACGCGCGCGGAAACCGCAATATGGATCAGCCTGTACGCGGTAAGCGTTGCAGCTGGCGTCGGGACGCCCAGACGTAAACCGATCGATTGGATGGCAATGCTCTCCGAGCCTATTGCCTCCAGGAGTCTAGTCGTAGATTGTCTACCTGGCTTATACTTTCCCAACGGCGAGAAAGATTCATCCCTTTTCTCAAATTCCTGCACCtatatacaaatttcaacgaGCATTACtggcgcaaaaaaaaaagaaatacggTTATAAATGAAGTACGTGAAATAAAAATCTGTTGTAAAGCGCCTTGCGAACGAAAATTGaacaaataattaaatgaaacatTTACGTTCGTACAAAATTATTTCCAATATCAAATGGCTAGAGTAATAAAACACATCTGCGATACCTGCATCGAGTGTTATTTAAATTGCGCGCGGTTGTGTAAAGAAGTAAAACGCAGTAGCAAACGAATCCTCCAAACGCATTAAATTTTCAATGGAATTAATGAAGTACCCGTGCTTCGTAATTATTTCGAATGTACTCTACAATCGTCGACTCTTATCGTCACTCGACCGGAGCAACGCATTCAATAAAGTTTTCTATTCAAAAACGCTCGAAGAGACGTTACATTCGAACGGTAGCAGGTGGCGACGTTAAAGCGTCGCCTCACATGAAAATTCGATCGAACGAAATTTTGCCGCTCGAAATGTAAAGCAGCTCTTTTCAGTTCGCACCCCCTCCCCAAGCTCCTTCAGCCCCTTTATATTGCGTCTCACGCGTAGCCGCTACGATGCAGTTCCGAAACAAATGCAGCAACAACTTTCTCTTTCGCGGGGCACGGTTCGTGCATACGTTCTTCGCCTTACTATCTACTCTTCCGCTGAGAGACATCCCGAATAAATACAATGTCGTTGTCAACGGACATCCACACAACATTGCCTACACTCTACCAACCAGTTATCGTCTTTCTTCCTTTACCCGCTATTCGTCGAACTTAAAGGAGATATTACGTTGCACGAACTCTCGTACACTGTCTGTTAGAACATCTCGTACTACACAGAACCCTTTCTATTACTGGTACGCGGCTAGACCCGCAAGACTTTAGTCATTTGTCTAACTCCCCCAAAGTGGACAGTTCATCCACGACTCGGTTCAATTCGTTCCTGGTTGTACGAATCGTGTGAATTCCGTTTGCAAACGATGGGCTACGGCCAAGGGAGATGGCAAGTATACTCACGGTTTATCGTTGGGCCGGGGGAAGGACGCCACTGAATTTCACGGATGTATTCTTCCCTCACGGACCCAGAAGCTCTGGAAAGAAGACGCCGGTGTCGGCGCGAACGGGATCACGATGCTCTTAACGATCACTTCATCGATCGCGGGGCGATACACAAGTACGATCTTCAGGCTTTACGAGACAAACGGTTTAAATAACGCAAATGTCAGCGATGGTGACGCCAAGCGCGTGCCTACCTCGACTATCGTTTTACGATTCCGCTACGAGCCTTCTCCCACCACCGCTTTCAGCACGATGCTACGCTCCCATTGGCCGATCGCACCGTGCGCGGCCGGTTCGTTTCGAACGCGGCACGCGCAACATAACCTGAATCCTATCTGGAATATCCCTTTCAAATGAAAACCGCCAAACAAGTCGCTTTAATCTCAAACCTAACCTGCCAAGATAATATTCCTAATCCACTCTACCACGTTTCTTCAAAAGCCCTAATATTAACTGTATCTCAAACTCAGTTTCCATTCCAAACATTCGATACTTGTCGTCAACTCTGAATTCTCATTTACAAGTCTCTCAAGCCCACTAATTCCATCCtcggaattaaaatttaagctgGAATTCTACAATTCTACTACGAAGCATTCGTAAAACAAAAAGCTTGGAAATGAGACGAAGCCGAAGGAGCTTTCGAAGCGCACATACCGGCACAGTCGGTGTGCCGCGTAGTTCGCGCTTAACCCGACGTCGCGCGTGCGTCCTCGGTTCTCGGAGGGTCCGCGTCGCCGCCGTATATACCGTGGTATTTGCGTTGTGCCCTGTTTCACGGCACGTAACGTGTCCGTTACCGTGCGACCGCTGTGTATAAGCGTCCATCCGTTTGACAGTTCGCTCTTAACGCGCGGATACGGTGAATCGTGTTGAACCGGTCTGCCCGGGGCGATCGCCCAGTGGAAAGGGATTCACCCGCGTACGAGGGCTCGCCTCCCGTTGATATGCCTTTGATCGAGCCCCGCGGATCGGTCTGTGCGAGAGCGCGCCCGTATCTGGAAGCGTTGGGCACGTAGGTGTCACGATGTGCTTGAATAACAGGGAATCGACGTCTACGCGGCCGGGGACGGGATTCCTGCGTGTTTCGTGGACACCGCGGGGTTGAGATCTCGGGGCTCGGCTAGCTGGGCCGCTGGATAGCTAGACAAGTAGATAGCCGGGCAAGGTTGTCCGCGGGGGGAACGAGAGGGGCGAGAGAGCAGCGGCTGAAGGACCCGGGGGGCGGCGGAGCTTCGCGGCAGGGTTTCGggatcgaaaatcgcgaaaagaAAGGACGGCCGATCGATGTCTCATTTGTGATGGGAGTGCCTGCGCGGGGAGTACTCGCGGCGGTCGTCGCCATAAGCGCATTCGCCGTCTATCTGAACAGCCTGAATTGCGGCTTCGTTTTCGATGACATTTCAGCGATCAAGGATAATAGGGATCTGAGGCCCCATACACCTCTGAAAAATGTCTTTTACAATGATTTCTGGGGTACTCCTATGCACAAGGTGGGTGATGCATGGATAGGGCCGCTTTCGATTCATCCCCCCCCTCCCACTTCCCTTTCGCTCTTCTCTACCTTCTTGTGTATTGATCCGTTGAACTCTTctccttttccttccttttcgattCGGTTCGATTCGACTCGGCCGCGTCGAACTCGACGCGATTCTATTcgattcgaatttgtttaaatctCCGATCGATAGATTGTTTTTTAAGCTTCGTAATAACGGAGCTGttgttttgtaaataaatgttGGGGTAAGAAATTTAGACGTTATAAATTGGtatgcaatttttatttaagaaccGTGTAAAGATAATTGTACAGTACGAAAGTACGGAGAGTCTTATAAAACTATTATGCCCCTTAACCCCTTGCCTTAAGTACTTTGACGAGTCCCACtcgtggtgaaaattttcaaccaAGCATGATTATCACGAGTCAGACTCGTGGAATTAAATTCAGGCTAAACATGAACACGACACATTACTGTTTACAAACTATTCGATTAAAATCGTCCCAAACCAGTTTGGCCCGGCTTTTCTCCTGCTAATTGGTAGGGCAAGGTGTTAACTACCCTAAAAATGAATTTCATTCGAAAATTCCTGGAGATATCTGCAAAGAATGTCAGTTGATTGGAGATTGATTGAATAACTAAGCACCATGTTTCTATCAACAGGAGCAGTCGCACAAGTCATATAGGCCACTGTGCGTTCTCACATTTCGATGGAATTACCTGATTCATCAGTTGGATCCTATGGGATATCATTTACTTAATGTTATCCTACACGTCGGAGTATGCTTATTATATTTCAGGTGCGTTTCGCTCGTAGGGTGAACTACTGTTTTATGTAGCTCATATTTCAATGACTTTACACAAATAATGCCAGCAAATGAACCTGACTCGCATTGTTAACCACGTCTTAATCGTTATTGCAGGACTTGCTTGATGTTTCTGTCCGACTCCGCGACCTTTGTGTCTTCTTTCCTGTTCGTGGTTCATCCTATACATACGGAGGCAGTAAGTCGCACAAGCTCGCCATCCGTATCGACCGAATCGATCGACGTTACCTTGGAGAGCATATAAGAATTCTATTCCATAATTGTTTCTAGTCCTTGTTCCTCCCTACGGCGACAGTGTTTCTGTACTGTGTCCAGACTGAAAGGGTCGACGTcgagcgatcgatcgatcgcatCGTAGTTCCTAGATTGAGTTTAGATACATTATCAGCGGATAATCGTGTATTAAGGTTACAGGAGTGGTCGGAAGGGCGGAAACTTTGTCCTCTTTATTTTACCTAGCGGCTTTAATCACGTACACTAAATGTTGCAGAAGTAAAAGGTCTACAGGTGGGATACTCGACGTTTCTTATCCTAGGATTAGGAACCTTGGAAACGATATacaagtggcgtgcaaaagtattcggccaccctttaaaatcgcataactttgttaaaattaatccaaacgacttgagttttttttaagaagctggaaggattaatttgctatgtgacgtgattcgtcgttttgaaaaaaaaaatcagttggtcggaatagcaaaaaagatattaaaagtcgttttttaaacttttttttatgagcctgtaatgaaaattcaaaaaactcgtttgtaggtttaagtaagttatatacatgcagaataaggtcgaaaaacttaaaaaaccgCCGCATCTAaagaaaaactcaagtcgtttggattaatttaaaaaaagttatgcaattttaaagggtggccgaatacttttgcacgccactgtattaGTATACTGATCCTACTTCTCACGAGCAGACGCTAATCTTACTACGATTTCTTTTAGGATGGAGGTCCCTGATATTATCTATGTTCTTTGTTTTTACTGCGATGTTGTGCAAAGAGCAAGGAATAACTGCCACCGCAGTCTGTGTATTGTATGAAATTTTTGTTGTACAAAAGGTAAACGAGTAACGCGTAAGTAACGTCCTGGAGTAAGCAGTTTAAATTGACGGACTCGGTTGCCCGTTTAGGTAAGAGCAATGGATATATTCTTGACGTTAAAGGCAGCATTTGGTGGGAAGAAAGTATCGCTCGCTTGGTCCAGCGAAGGTACAAAACGACTGACTGCCCTTACACTCGTCACGTTTAGTTTACTTATTCTCCGACTGCATGTAATGGGCTCAAAGTTACCTGTATTCACCAGGTAATTGGAACCGTCGCTGTATAATTACTGGGGCACAGCGGAGAATGATTCCATAAATGCATTTCAGATTCGACAATCCCGCATCAGTGGCACCAACGCCAGTAAGGCAGCTTACGTACAATTACCTCGCAGCGGTTAATTTAAGGCTGCTATTTCTTCCAAGCGATCTATGCTGTGATTGGACTATGGGAACGATACCGTTGATAGACAGTTTTACAGATCCTCGCAATCTAGCTACTATCGCTACCCATACAACTGTACTGGGACTGCTGGCGGCAGCAATTTTAACACCCAATAGACAAACCTCCGTCATTCTCATAATGGTTAGTTAGTCATAAATCCATGCATTAGCAGCGTCCTTTTAAAAGCGTAACACTGCTGTATTCGAATCTTTATAACTCGCAATAATTCGCATAGAGTCTGGCTATGATGATACTCCCTTTCTTACCTGCCTCGAATCTCTTCTTCCCGGTCGGATTCGTCATTGCTGAAAGAGTGTTGTACGCGCCGTCGATGGGATTCTGTATGCTCGTTGGATACGGATGGAGCATTCTGTGCGACAAAAAGTAAACGCCTCACAGTTCTCGGGATCCTCCATGCTAGCTACTCAGCGATTCACGCGCGCATTTCTGCTTCCAACTTTTAGGTTCAAGAAACTAACGCTATTTTTACTAATAACACTCGTGGCTGCTCACACGACGAAGACGTTCATCAGGAACTACGATTGGCTGGACGAATACTCGATATTCATGTCGGGGCTGAAGGTGAACGATCGCAACGCGAAGTTGTTTAACAACGTGGGGCACGCATTGGAGAGCCAAGGTCGATTTAAAGAAGCTCTGAACTTCTTTAACATGGCTGTGCAGGTTCAAGGGGACGACATCGGCGCGCACATAAACGTCGGTAGGACGTACAatcatttgaaaatgtttaaggAAGCTGAGGATGCGTACTTGAAAGTGAGCGATGCAATTAAATGATGTAGCTCCTTGAATTGGTGAATCAGGAAATCTGCTTTCTAAGAGCGCGTGCTTGTTTGTTTAGGCGAAGTCTTTGCTGCCCAAGGCGAAGCCCGGGGAATCTTACCAAGCACGAATAGCACCAAATCACTTGAATGTCTTTGTGAATCTAGCGAATTTAATAGCAAAGAACGCAACTAGATTAGAAGAAGCCGATTTACTTTATAGACAGGCCATTAGTATGCGTGCCGACTACACGCAAGCTTATATCAATCGGGGGGATGTCTTGATCAAACTGAATCGCACCAAAGAAGCCCAGGAGGTTTACGAGCGTGCTCTGTTTTACGACAGCAATAATCCAGACATCTACTACAATGTAACTATCGAAATCAAATTCAGTTATACCTCACAGACTTCGTACGTACCGAACACAGCTGATCTTTCACTTCTTACTCTTCTGAAGCTAGGAGTCGTGTTCCTGGAGCAAGGAAAGGCATCCCAAGCCCTAGCATACTTGGACAAAGCGTTGGAGTTCGATCCCGAACACGAACAAGCATTACTGAACTCGGCGATTCTGCTACAAGAGTTGGGGCGAGCAGAACTGCGCAAGGTAGCCAGGGAGAGGCTTCTGAAGCTTTTGCGAAAGGTGCAGTCTTTTGTCAATAGCATTAAACGAATCATTAACCATTATCCAATCCGAAATGATACGAATTCTCTTTCAGGACTCCAATAACGAGCGAGTGCACTTCAATCTCGGTATGCTGGCCATGGACGATCACGACAGCGGAAGCGCGGAGCGATGGTTCCGCAACGCGGTCGCTTTAAAGGAGGACTTTCGCTCGGCTTTATTCAATCTGGCTCTCTTGCTGGCGGACGAGCAGCGTCCCCTCGAAGCTGCGCCTTTCTTAAACCAGCTAGTTAGATTTCACCCGGACCACGTTAAAGGTTTAATCCTTCTAGGCGATCTCTATATTAACAATATAAAAGACTTGGATGCTGCTGAGAATGTAAGTACGATTTAGCAGAGAAGAAATTCTATTACACGTTCCATAAACTGCAGAAACGTTAATGGTAATTCTGGAATGGTCTGCAGTGTTACCGTAGAATACTGCAGCTGGACCCAACGAACATTCAAGGGCTGCATAATCTGTGCGTCGTAATGGTGGAGCGTGGTAAGTTAGGCTTAGCTGCTCAGTGTTTAGAGCGCGCGGCAGCGCTGGCGCCCCAGCAGGACTACGTGCACAGGCACCTGGACATCGTGAGGGCTCGGATTAGTCGGCTGCCGCCGGAGCAACGAGACACCGAGGTGCTGGACGATTCCTTTTGGCAGGCCGGGCCGAAGGAGAAGAGCTTCAACATAGGGGACATCTCCGGCGGCGCTGGCGGCACTACCGTCGCCGGCGGGCCCGGGAACATCGTTCACAGTAGCAATCAGTTTCTGGGGAAGGCGGACTCTGTATTCTCGAATCACCACAATCACATAGGCAATAAGAAAGGGAACGCGGACTCGCTGAATAATCATATAATACATCTGAAGGGTCCGTCGAAGCCGGTAAGGGTCCCGCTGAACGAGGTGAGAACGGACGAGGCGTACAACGACGCGGACAGGCCCTCGAGCTCGAAGAACGCGAACGCGCAGGAACTCCCCGCGGACAGAGTGTACGGTAAGGGCGTGAGCGCGGATGCGACGGAATTGACAATCGATCGGGAACGCGCAACCAAAACGATCAATTCGGAGACGTTCGACGGAGTCAATCATGCCGCGGCCACGCGACAGGCAAAAGACACTGCGCTCTCATAGTATTGACGTTGAAATCCGCCGAAATACTGTATAAAGTTATATTCTGCGTATAACGAAAGAATATGGGTGGTACAGTCGTATAGAGCTAATGtgtgaatataaaataaatacagagtATTGTTTTATATGCTGTACGAATAGAAcgttttgtaaaatatatttaaaaaacatgtaTCTCCCGTGGTTTACTCTCCTTTACATTTTTAGACGGTAAGCGGAGAAGTCGGCCTCTGAATAATAGATTGTAAACGGTGGCGTAGAAGTCGGGCTCCGAGGATGGATTTATTAGCAAGCGGAATCAGCGCGGATTTTCAAGTACAATAACACGGCAAGCGAATTTCGAAAGAGGCAACGCGAAGTGGGAAGAAGATAATCTGAGGTCGGCGAGACTTCGCGCCGGCCACTGGAGAGTTAAGACTAAACTTAGGTTTCTATCGCTGGCGAGCGGAATACTTGCTAGTAGCGTGTACAACGATAGTAGTAATAAAGCGGTAATAATAGATAATAAAGTAATGCGATAATGCCGGGGATACGAGACGGTGGCTCCGTAAGAGACGAGAAGAAACGAGCAGAGCAGAAATGCGCGTACTGTACGCCGCGTTTAATTTGCTGCATTAAGTAGGGATCGAGGGAGTGCGCGTATTTTGCGAGTTGTCGATTTTAAACGGAGCAGAACAGCGCCAGTCGTCGGAAGATCGAGCGTCGGGCGCGTTCcatttctctctctatctcctcCTCACACTCCTCCCGTGCCCCCTCTATCTAGCAATCCTACCTCGATCCGCGCACCTTTGCCCATTTCTCACCACCCGCAAAAGAGATAAATTAACAAGGTGTGAAACGCAGGCAGTGTCGAAAGTGCTTGAACAGTGCGTCGAGAATGTCTATGAAAATTTAATAGGTTCGAGATGCCAGAGCGTATTTTGGCCCGGCGCGCTCTATCTTCTCGCGATCTACGGACAGTAGCTGTAATCGCACGTTCGGACGGATCGAATGAAATGAAgacgaacaaaaggaaaaaagaacgaTGTATCGCTGCGAACCCCTGCTCGCTCCTCGTATTTCCCTCGTTTTAATCGCGAACGTCTTTTGAAAATAGAGAGTGCGGAGGGTTCGAGGAGCGTTTGTTATTTGAAAAGTAATCGCGAGCGACTTGACGCCAGAGAGGACGAAATTGCCGCCACGGACCACAGCCGATAATCATTTCTCGCATCGAGGGGATCGATAAGCAGCGCCGTAGATTACCGACACGGGCAGTCGATTTTTCCCACCGTGAGACGTGGCCGCTCGCAGGATGGCAGTTTAAAGGAGGGGAACAGAGCTCGAGCAAAGGACATCGATGTATTCGAGAGAATGCGAATGCTCGGGTTCGCCGAGGAGTTTCCCGATGGTCGTTAACATTGATCGAGGGGTAATCATCCAAAAAAGATACGCGAATCGTTTTTCCCACAGATATGGCGGTCGATGGAAAAAGCTTTGCGGATCAGCTTCTTCGTAAACGATACGGTATATTCAGACACAAGTTTCTAAAATTCTCACGCACTCGGGTATTCTGTAAAAAGTCGAATGGTTCTTGGTGTTTAAGATACGGGCTACTCTTTTGCGAGTGTTTTCGCGGCTCTCTTATCGTGcttaatacatttattttcgaTCCCGACGCATAACgttaaattttatcaaaatagaAGATATAAAAGAGTCAGTACTTGCAATAACGCATCTTCGACTGTACCGTAATCATTTTTCATCTTGCGTTACACTTTGCAATGCATTCCGCTAAAATGATTGCGTGCAAAAAAGAAGGGCGTTCCCATTCGTCGGATTGTTATCGTTCGCTTTTCCTCTTTGCGGCGAAAATTAGGCTACTTGGAATCTTATCCTTCGGCCAATGTAATGATTAatataagaaagaaacaaacaaacaactgTGATAGTACTTcgtggtatatatatatatatataaaaatatacgcatCGTGCTGATTTCTGTTTTATCGACACATACTAAGTAAGTAAttcttttacatatttctttccgtTTCGATATTTATCTAACGTTCCTTTCCCACTCGCGATAATATCACAAGCGcaagattaaaaaattagcaTGATCAAATTAAGAACGGAAGAAATTGTCTAATGGACACATTGCTGATAAGAAACACCTGTCCGTATAATTGGACAGAATGTTACCCCCGAGGAAAGATCGCGAAAGATCCATATTTGTAAAGGAAGTTATATTAAGGCAATATACTATCATTGGTCGTGAATCATTAAGCAGAACGATAGTGCAGTTAACATTATAATAGTCGAATGTGTCATCAATATCTCGCCTGAGTTTTTCCACCTAGATCTTTATTTATAAACTCATGCTAAAAAGCGACAGCAAGTAGCGGTTATCTTTCGAAGGAGGTCGACCTCAATGTTTTCTTCCTTATCGATACTTATCAAGGtagacgtaatttttgtaaaaaaaaatgagagagCTCAACTTATCAAGCGCGTTTGAAACCAAGGTAAACTTAATTCGAAAGAACGAAGATACACGTTGTTATTAGACGTCGATAATACTTACGATTTCCTTTCGATCGAAATCGCGCGAGATCTCGATCCCTAAGGATTTTTTCGAATCGACCGCTGGCGGGAGGGCGCGGGCAAATTTAAAATCCGTGGGATATTCGTAAACCCTGCTCGCGCGAAGGGACGATTTGCagcgcgagatttatatttgCACGAACGATATCTAAAAATAGGTTGTTACTCGCCGACTGGTACGCGACAGCAACAGCATGGGGCATCGTT
Above is a genomic segment from Andrena cerasifolii isolate SP2316 chromosome 12, iyAndCera1_principal, whole genome shotgun sequence containing:
- the LOC143375610 gene encoding protein O-mannosyl-transferase Tmtc3, with protein sequence MGVPARGVLAAVVAISAFAVYLNSLNCGFVFDDISAIKDNRDLRPHTPLKNVFYNDFWGTPMHKEQSHKSYRPLCVLTFRWNYLIHQLDPMGYHLLNVILHVGVCLLYFRTCLMFLSDSATFVSSFLFVVHPIHTEAVTGVVGRAETLSSLFYLAALITYTKCCRSKRSTGWRSLILSMFFVFTAMLCKEQGITATAVCVLYEIFVVQKVRAMDIFLTLKAAFGGKKVSLAWSSEGTKRLTALTLVTFSLLILRLHVMGSKLPVFTRFDNPASVAPTPVRQLTYNYLAAVNLRLLFLPSDLCCDWTMGTIPLIDSFTDPRNLATIATHTTVLGLLAAAILTPNRQTSVILIMSLAMMILPFLPASNLFFPVGFVIAERVLYAPSMGFCMLVGYGWSILCDKKFKKLTLFLLITLVAAHTTKTFIRNYDWLDEYSIFMSGLKVNDRNAKLFNNVGHALESQGRFKEALNFFNMAVQVQGDDIGAHINVGRTYNHLKMFKEAEDAYLKAKSLLPKAKPGESYQARIAPNHLNVFVNLANLIAKNATRLEEADLLYRQAISMRADYTQAYINRGDVLIKLNRTKEAQEVYERALFYDSNNPDIYYNLGVVFLEQGKASQALAYLDKALEFDPEHEQALLNSAILLQELGRAELRKVARERLLKLLRKDSNNERVHFNLGMLAMDDHDSGSAERWFRNAVALKEDFRSALFNLALLLADEQRPLEAAPFLNQLVRFHPDHVKGLILLGDLYINNIKDLDAAENCYRRILQLDPTNIQGLHNLCVVMVERGKLGLAAQCLERAAALAPQQDYVHRHLDIVRARISRLPPEQRDTEVLDDSFWQAGPKEKSFNIGDISGGAGGTTVAGGPGNIVHSSNQFLGKADSVFSNHHNHIGNKKGNADSLNNHIIHLKGPSKPVRVPLNEVRTDEAYNDADRPSSSKNANAQELPADRVYGKGVSADATELTIDRERATKTINSETFDGVNHAAATRQAKDTALS